One Acetomicrobium thermoterrenum DSM 13490 genomic region harbors:
- a CDS encoding CoA-binding protein, with translation MEWERIIKEYVCSPCKVAVLGATVETGKPVSGVLSYLKSREFVIYPVNPKYIGLKIFDLDFYSSIKGIPEAIDILLVFIGPKNQGFLLDELKQIAYKPIIWFQPGAQNPQLEEKLKELGYDVVSGECIMAVHSTNCR, from the coding sequence ATGGAGTGGGAAAGGATAATAAAAGAATACGTATGTTCCCCCTGTAAGGTGGCCGTGTTGGGAGCTACGGTCGAAACGGGAAAGCCTGTCTCCGGAGTGCTGTCTTATTTAAAATCCAGAGAATTTGTGATTTATCCCGTAAACCCGAAATATATAGGCCTTAAGATCTTCGATCTTGACTTTTACTCTTCGATAAAGGGTATTCCAGAAGCCATCGATATCCTTTTGGTATTCATAGGTCCGAAAAATCAAGGATTTTTGTTGGATGAACTAAAGCAGATTGCCTATAAACCGATTATATGGTTCCAACCAGGTGCCCAAAACCCACAGCTGGAGGAAAAGTTAAAAGAATTGGGATATGATGTTGTAAGCGGTGAGTGCATAATGGCAGTGCATAGCACAAATTGTCGCTAG
- a CDS encoding DUF3426 domain-containing protein yields the protein MQKRRQLSIALFLLAIVPVILVFAVPLFSEEKNDSLVLVASSFKYSGEEGVFKLNTTIKNVSSREIEGPGLIMTIYGQEDKLLVQRSFKARRVSLLPGEETEVAATIYVDTPVTDFRLTVIEGLGGG from the coding sequence ATGCAAAAACGAAGACAACTATCGATTGCGTTGTTTTTATTGGCGATTGTCCCTGTAATTTTGGTTTTTGCGGTTCCTCTATTTTCTGAAGAGAAAAACGATTCCTTAGTTTTGGTGGCGTCCTCCTTTAAATACAGCGGGGAAGAAGGTGTTTTTAAGTTAAATACGACTATCAAAAACGTCTCATCGAGGGAGATCGAGGGGCCTGGGCTTATCATGACCATTTACGGACAGGAGGACAAATTATTGGTACAACGGTCCTTTAAGGCAAGAAGGGTGTCCCTTTTGCCCGGAGAGGAAACGGAGGTGGCAGCTACGATTTACGTCGATACGCCTGTCACTGATTTTAGGTTGACAGTGATCGAAGGTTTGGGAGGAGGTTGA